A part of Saimiri boliviensis isolate mSaiBol1 chromosome 11, mSaiBol1.pri, whole genome shotgun sequence genomic DNA contains:
- the LOC141579894 gene encoding tripartite motif-containing protein 64-like isoform X1: MEETLLTCLKCPSLSSSSCKGSGTALTVLPQRTCSASLRDKTSTPTELNLATFGNRLWPKKKPGFSSLQAFQNEVTCTICMTCFIDRVTIACGHNFCRPCLCLRWEEGRAPMHCPVCRKISEKSKFKTSVALKKLAFLARQTRPQRNINSSDKICVRHEETKELFGEADRRLLCALSSESPELMAHSHSPIGWAAEDCRRNSQRKWTMENQSRNRKQSKSGN, from the exons ATGGAAGAGACACTTCTCacctgcctgaaatgcccttcGTTATCTTCTTCTAGTTGCAAGGGCTCTGGAACAGCCCTTACAGTGCTCCCACAAAG GACTTGCAGTGCTTCACTGAGGGACAAGACTTCCACGCCTACTGAGCTGAACCTGGCCACCTTTGGCAACCGGCTTTGgccaaaaaaa aaacctGGATTCAGCAGCCTGCAGGCCTTCCAGAATGAGGTCACCTGCACCATATGCATGACCTGCTTCATAGACCGAGTCACCATTGCCTGTGGGCACAACTTTTGcaggccctgcctctgcctccgctGGGAAGAAGGCAGAGCACCAATGCACTGCCCTGTGTGCAGAAAAATCTCAGAGAAGTCCAAATTCAAAACCAGTGTGGCCCTCAAAAAGCTGGCTTTCCTTGCCAGACAGACCAGACCTCAGAGAAACATCAACAGCTCAGACAAGATCTGTGTGCGACATGAGGAGACTAAGGAGCTCTTTGGCGAGGCTGACAGGAGATTGCTCTGTGCGCTCAGCTCTGAGTCACCAGAGCTCATGGCTCACAGCCACAGCCCAATAGGATGGGCTGCTGAGGATTGCAG AAGAAACTCACAAAGGAAATGGACTATGGAAAAtcaatcaagaaacagaaaacaatctaAATCAGGAAACTAG
- the LOC141579894 gene encoding tripartite motif-containing protein 64-like isoform X2, translating to MTKEFNQIFIVPQHPVYISYLFKTLTCSASLRDKTSTPTELNLATFGNRLWPKKKPGFSSLQAFQNEVTCTICMTCFIDRVTIACGHNFCRPCLCLRWEEGRAPMHCPVCRKISEKSKFKTSVALKKLAFLARQTRPQRNINSSDKICVRHEETKELFGEADRRLLCALSSESPELMAHSHSPIGWAAEDCRRNSQRKWTMENQSRNRKQSKSGN from the exons ATGACAAAagaatttaatcaaatttttattgttcCACAGCATCCTGTATATatctcatatttatttaaaactct GACTTGCAGTGCTTCACTGAGGGACAAGACTTCCACGCCTACTGAGCTGAACCTGGCCACCTTTGGCAACCGGCTTTGgccaaaaaaa aaacctGGATTCAGCAGCCTGCAGGCCTTCCAGAATGAGGTCACCTGCACCATATGCATGACCTGCTTCATAGACCGAGTCACCATTGCCTGTGGGCACAACTTTTGcaggccctgcctctgcctccgctGGGAAGAAGGCAGAGCACCAATGCACTGCCCTGTGTGCAGAAAAATCTCAGAGAAGTCCAAATTCAAAACCAGTGTGGCCCTCAAAAAGCTGGCTTTCCTTGCCAGACAGACCAGACCTCAGAGAAACATCAACAGCTCAGACAAGATCTGTGTGCGACATGAGGAGACTAAGGAGCTCTTTGGCGAGGCTGACAGGAGATTGCTCTGTGCGCTCAGCTCTGAGTCACCAGAGCTCATGGCTCACAGCCACAGCCCAATAGGATGGGCTGCTGAGGATTGCAG AAGAAACTCACAAAGGAAATGGACTATGGAAAAtcaatcaagaaacagaaaacaatctaAATCAGGAAACTAG
- the LOC141580298 gene encoding tripartite motif-containing protein 43-like yields MDSDFPQAFQKELTCVICLNYLVDPVTIGCGHSFCRPCLCLYWEEAQSPANCPACREPSHQKDFKTNIFLKNLVTIARKASVWQFLSSETQVCGTHRETKKMFCATDKSLLCSLCSNSQEHGAHKHCPIEGAAEEHREKLLKQMRILWEKIQENQRNLSEEEKTSILWSVYALLRAQMIRVEYMKLHPVIHKEEKQHLERLCKEHQEIFSQLQRSCINMHQKKQHLKKMYRELMEMCHKPDVELLQDLGDIMARSESVLLHMPQPVNPELTAGPITGLVHRLNRFRVEISFNYEVSNHSISLFEDARSWMFRPEREGGSVNSDRPDYFAAWGAQAFSSGKHYWELDVDDSWDWALGVCKDSQTRKNGTMITSVDIFLLLCVKVNHHFHLLTSSPMLPHYVEKPLGRVGVFLDFESGSLSFLNVAKNSLIWRYPAGSLKFPVRPFLYTGHR; encoded by the exons ATGGACTCAGACTTCCCACAGGCCTTCCAGAAGGAACTCACCTGTGTCATCTGCCTGAACTACCTGGTAGACCCTGTCACCataggctgtgggcacagcttctgtagaccctgcctctgcctttacTGGGAAGAAGCCCAAAGTCCTGCCAACTGCCCTGCGTGCAGGGAACCATCACACCAAAAGGAtttcaaaactaacatttttctgaagaatttagtGACGATTGCCAGGAAAGCCAGTGTCTGGCAATTCCTGAGCTCTGAGACACAAGTATGTGGGACCCATAGGGAAACAAAGAAGATGTTCTGTGCCACGGACAAGAGTCTGCTCTGCTCACTGTGCTCTAACTCTCAGGAGCACGGGGCTCACAAACACTGTCCCATTGAAGGGGCAGCTGAAGAACACCGG GAGAAGCTCTTAAAGCAAATGaggattttatgggaaaaaattcaagaaaatcagagaaatctaagtgaggaggaaaaaacaaGCATCCTCTGGAGT GTCTATGCACTTCTTCGTGCACAGATGATCAGGGTTGAGTATATGAAGCTGCATCCAGTTAttcataaggaagaaaaacaacatttagagAGACTGTGCAAGGAACACCAAGAGATATTTTCACAACTCCAGAGAAGTTGCATCAACATGCATCAAAAGAAGCagcacttgaaaaaaatgtatcgGGAACTAATGGAAATGTGTCATAAACCAGATGTGGAGCTGCTCCAG gaTTTGGGAGACATCATGGCAAG GAGCGAGTCCGTGCTGCTGCACATGCCCCAGCCTGTGAATCCAGAGTTAACTGCAGGGCCCATCACTGGACTGGTGCACAGGCTCAACCGCTTCCGAG TGGAaatttccttcaattatgaagtAAGCAATCACAGTATCAGCCTGTTTGAGGATGCGAGAAGTTGGATGTTTAGACCTGAACGGGAAGGTGGATCTGTGAATTCTGACAGACCTGACTATTTTGCTGCATGGGGAGCCCAGGCCTTCTCCTCTGGGAAACACTATTGGGAGCTGGATGTGGACGACTCTTGGGACTGGGCTCTGGGTGTCTGTAAGGACTCCCAGACAAGGAAGAATGGCACCATGATTACATCTGtggacatatttcttcttttgtgtgtgAAGGTGAATCATCATTTCCATCTCTTGACCAGCTCTCCAATGCTTCCTCACTATGTAGAGAAACCTCTGGGCCGGGTTGGTGTGTTTCTGGATTTTGAAAGTGGAAGTCTGAGTTTTTTGAATGTAGCCAAGAATTCCCTCATATGGCGTTACCCGGCTGGCTCCTTAAAATTCCCTGTCAGGCCTTTCCTTTACACTGGCCACAGATGA